In Mixophyes fleayi isolate aMixFle1 chromosome 4, aMixFle1.hap1, whole genome shotgun sequence, the following proteins share a genomic window:
- the LOC142149661 gene encoding asialoglycoprotein receptor 1-like yields the protein MSKDYQDLQFLQNTATESADFKMLRSLYQPSSRLHWAVHTVYGSLLLLIIILVVSFRNPGEKPADRTLEFQIGNLSERLHSKVVQLSEDGAKVMEKLQPMDNALKNIQMDSSLSALQSGVQKVLTSISKLSDRIKRLEINGSKEETCPGVWSIFQLSCYLFSTEVKSWSDSKKACEEKGSHMVVINSEEEQNFLFTMTKGKYTWIGLTDSSGDWKWVDGTRYDSTPKYWIPGQPDDFYGHQLGGGEDCAHLHNNGKWNDDHCSRPYWYLCEMDL from the exons ATTTCAAGATGTTACGTTCACTCTACCAACCATCCTCCCGTCTCCATTGGGCTGTCCACACCGTCTATGGAAGTCTCCTCCTGCTCATTATTATCCTAGTTGTCTCCTTTAGAA ACCCAGGAGAAAAGCCGGCCGACCGCACACTTGAGTTTCAGATTGGTAACCTGAGCGAGAGATTGCACTCTAAAGTGGTACAGCTGTCTGAAGACG GGGCCAAGGTGATGGAAAAATTACAGCCAATGGACAACGCTCTGAAAAACATCCAGATGGATTCTTCGCTAA GTGCCCTACAGAGCGGAGTGCAGAAAGTCCTGACTTCTATCAGTAAACTATCAGACCGGATAAAAAGACTAGAAATAAATG GGTCAAAGGAAGAAACATGTCCTGGTGTGTGGTCTATTTTTCAGCTCAGCTGTTACCTCTTCTCTACTGAGGTAAAATCATGGAGTGACTCTAAGAAAGCATGCGAGGAGAAGGGTTCCCATATGGTTGTCATCAACAGTGAAGAAGAGCAG AATTTCTTATTTACTATGACAAAGGGGAAGTACACCTGGATCGGACTAACAGACAGTTCTGGAGATTGGAAATGGGTGGACGGAACAAGATACGACTCTACGCCGAA ATATTGGATCCCAGGACAACCCGATGATTTTTATGGTCATCAACTTGGAGGAGGAGAAGACTGCGCCCATCTTCACAACAATGGCAAATGGAACGACGACCACTGCTCCCGACCCTACTGGTACCTGTGTGAAATGGACCTTTGA